A genomic stretch from Bosea sp. F3-2 includes:
- a CDS encoding DUF4129 domain-containing protein codes for MPGWLDWLKFNLSADTLRILLWGAVILGVAVTIWSLRDSLPVFSRSRRITAREAETHAPDPSSRMDEARLEADELAGQGQYGEAMHVLLLKGLAEIRLRLGTSFAASLTSREILHRVSLPQAGGSALRAIVQSVEQTYFGGRPADREAYLGCREEFEALKRSLAASPA; via the coding sequence ATGCCGGGCTGGCTTGACTGGTTGAAGTTCAACCTTTCGGCGGACACCCTTCGCATCCTGCTCTGGGGCGCCGTCATTCTCGGTGTCGCCGTCACGATCTGGTCGTTGCGCGACAGCCTGCCTGTGTTCAGCCGGTCCCGCCGGATCACGGCGCGCGAGGCAGAGACTCACGCGCCCGATCCATCGAGCCGGATGGACGAGGCCCGCCTGGAGGCAGACGAACTCGCCGGCCAGGGGCAATATGGCGAGGCCATGCATGTGCTGCTGCTCAAGGGCCTCGCCGAAATCCGGCTGCGCCTCGGCACCAGCTTCGCGGCCTCGCTGACGAGCCGCGAGATCCTGCACCGCGTGTCACTGCCTCAGGCAGGTGGCAGCGCACTCCGCGCCATCGTTCAATCGGTCGAGCAAACCTATTTCGGCGGGCGGCCTGCCGATCGGGAGGCTTATCTCGGATGCCGAGAGGAGTTCGAGGCGCTGAAGCGCTCGCTGGCGGCGAGCCCGGCATGA
- a CDS encoding D-amino acid dehydrogenase, with translation MSRVAVIGAGITGITTAYNLARRGCEVTVFDRQPYAAMETSFANGGQLSASNAEVWNSWATVLKGIKWMFTPGAPLLVNPRPSWHKLSWMGEFVASIPKYEQNTLTTARLAIEARAHLMQMARDEGIAFDCEERGILHFYHSKAEFEAAAKVSTLLARGGLERRAVTMEEIRAIEPALKGEFYGGFYTPSDFTGDIHKFTVGLARACERRGVTMRLSSEVRSIQHDAGDGIRVSWQPTEGEGQAGLQVDRFDRIVVCGGVMSRQLASRLGDRVNVYPVKGYSITVHLPEASDQEAAPWTSLLDDSAKIVTSRLGSTRFRVAGTAEFNGYNKDIRAARIEPLVQWCRKHFPGMSTRQAVPWAGLRPMMPDMLPRVMRGRDPRVFYNTGHGHLGWTLSAATADAVGALVTARPNAA, from the coding sequence ATTTCACGCGTCGCCGTCATCGGAGCGGGCATTACCGGCATCACGACTGCCTACAACCTTGCCCGGCGCGGCTGCGAGGTCACGGTCTTCGACCGCCAGCCCTATGCCGCGATGGAAACCTCCTTTGCCAATGGCGGCCAGCTCTCGGCCTCGAATGCCGAAGTCTGGAACAGCTGGGCCACGGTGCTGAAAGGCATCAAGTGGATGTTCACGCCGGGCGCCCCGCTCCTCGTCAATCCCAGGCCGTCCTGGCACAAGCTGTCCTGGATGGGTGAGTTCGTCGCTTCGATCCCGAAATACGAGCAGAACACGCTGACGACCGCGCGGCTCGCGATCGAGGCCCGCGCGCATCTCATGCAGATGGCGCGCGACGAAGGCATCGCGTTCGATTGCGAGGAACGCGGCATTCTCCACTTCTACCACAGCAAGGCGGAGTTCGAGGCCGCAGCGAAGGTTTCGACGCTACTTGCCAGAGGAGGCCTCGAGCGCCGGGCCGTGACGATGGAGGAGATCCGGGCGATCGAGCCTGCGTTGAAGGGCGAGTTCTATGGCGGCTTCTACACCCCCTCGGACTTCACCGGCGACATTCATAAGTTCACCGTCGGGCTCGCGCGCGCCTGCGAGCGGCGGGGCGTGACGATGCGCCTGTCGAGTGAGGTTCGGTCGATTCAGCACGACGCAGGAGACGGTATCCGGGTAAGCTGGCAGCCGACGGAAGGCGAAGGGCAGGCCGGCCTGCAGGTCGACCGGTTTGACCGCATCGTGGTCTGCGGCGGCGTCATGTCCCGCCAGCTCGCCTCGCGGCTCGGCGACCGCGTCAACGTCTATCCCGTGAAGGGATACTCAATCACGGTTCATCTTCCCGAGGCGTCCGATCAGGAGGCGGCGCCCTGGACGAGCCTGCTCGACGACAGCGCGAAGATCGTCACCAGCCGGCTGGGGTCAACGCGTTTCCGTGTGGCCGGAACGGCCGAGTTCAACGGCTACAACAAGGATATCCGGGCGGCCCGAATCGAGCCCCTCGTCCAGTGGTGTCGCAAGCACTTTCCCGGCATGAGCACGCGGCAGGCCGTTCCCTGGGCCGGTCTGCGGCCGATGATGCCCGACATGCTGCCGCGGGTCATGCGGGGTCGCGATCCGCGGGTGTTCTACAACACCGGGCACGGACATCTCGGCTGGACCTTGTCGGCAGCGACGGCCGACGCTGTTGGTGCGCTTGTGACCGCGCGGCCGAACGCTGCCTGA
- a CDS encoding DUF58 domain-containing protein gives MIRPTLRAVLTFAATGPAAVALLVHDPALWPIAFDLGLFVLALIGVDALLCIRPSRLKLSVDAPSRLFIGSEGRLTIGAAIDGASRPVTIEALPEQSGDATPPDPVRLVVAPGASASAMLPLKPLRRGRIVIEALWLRWRGPLGLAGRSQRRPLAFTIDVVPDIRGIASSAIQFFSRDAIDGIKVQRQKGEGTEFEALRDHVQGLDNRFIDWKHSAKHLKLLSKEFQVERNHQIILAFDTGYLMAEPIAGLPRLDHAIHAGLLLGWVALRSGDHVGSFAFDARIRQYLQPSRGRSAFARLQNASGELAYRADETNFTLGLAELNARLKRRALVILFTEFIDTTTAELLLEGLQRMANRHAVIFVTLSDPLLANVVDADPGSFRPVAEAVVARDLQRERAIVLERLARMGVHCLEIPPRGLAVDLVNRYLTIKQRGLL, from the coding sequence ATGATCAGGCCGACGCTGCGTGCCGTGCTGACCTTCGCTGCGACCGGGCCGGCCGCCGTCGCACTGCTCGTGCACGACCCGGCGCTTTGGCCGATCGCTTTCGACCTCGGCCTGTTCGTGCTGGCGCTGATCGGGGTCGACGCCCTGCTCTGCATTCGGCCATCGCGGCTGAAGCTCTCCGTCGATGCGCCGTCCCGGCTCTTCATCGGCAGCGAAGGGCGATTGACCATCGGTGCCGCCATCGACGGTGCCTCTCGGCCGGTGACGATAGAGGCCCTGCCCGAGCAGAGCGGCGATGCCACCCCGCCGGATCCGGTCCGGCTGGTCGTTGCTCCCGGCGCCAGCGCCTCGGCGATGCTGCCGCTGAAGCCGCTGCGCCGCGGCCGAATCGTGATCGAGGCGCTCTGGCTGCGCTGGCGCGGGCCGCTCGGCCTCGCCGGCCGGAGCCAGCGCCGGCCACTAGCTTTCACGATCGACGTCGTGCCCGACATCCGCGGCATCGCCTCATCCGCCATCCAGTTCTTCAGCCGCGACGCCATCGACGGGATCAAGGTGCAGCGCCAGAAGGGCGAAGGCACCGAATTCGAGGCGCTGCGCGACCATGTGCAGGGGCTCGACAACCGCTTCATCGACTGGAAGCACTCCGCCAAGCATCTGAAGCTGCTGTCGAAGGAATTCCAGGTCGAGCGCAATCACCAGATCATCCTCGCCTTCGACACCGGCTACCTGATGGCCGAGCCGATCGCCGGGCTGCCCCGGCTCGACCACGCGATCCACGCCGGGCTGCTGCTGGGCTGGGTCGCACTGCGCAGCGGCGACCATGTCGGCAGCTTCGCCTTCGACGCGCGGATCCGGCAATACCTGCAGCCCTCGCGCGGCCGCAGCGCCTTCGCCCGGCTTCAGAACGCCTCGGGCGAGCTCGCCTATCGGGCCGACGAAACCAATTTCACGCTCGGGCTCGCCGAGCTCAACGCCCGGCTCAAACGGCGGGCCCTCGTGATCCTGTTCACCGAGTTCATCGACACCACCACCGCCGAGCTGTTGCTGGAAGGCCTGCAGCGCATGGCCAATCGCCACGCCGTGATCTTCGTCACGCTCAGCGACCCGCTACTGGCAAACGTCGTCGATGCCGATCCCGGCAGTTTCCGCCCCGTCGCCGAGGCCGTCGTCGCCCGCGACCTGCAGCGCGAGCGCGCCATCGTGCTGGAGCGGCTGGCGCGCATGGGCGTGCACTGCCTGGAGATCCCGCCACGCGGGCTG
- a CDS encoding DUF4350 domain-containing protein: MMGSVTFQPRVLAALGAALCALFAASLLLTGAGGRSQTGAIFGANSYSRSAVGHLAFHELLRELGHKTVGAEHQPLAMLGQNGVLILAEPAGSLAGEEDRNKLQTAGKILLVLPKWNVRRDERRNGWIESAEAAPPLQAQAILSAAVNGGTITRAAPPTTYQKTIAAADPTIRGEVQLIKDSKLTPLIATPEGILLGELRQGNRRIWVLADPDPIENHGIGKGENAAFARDVIATLLAGRNGTQVFDETIHGFRRAPPNLLKFLHEFPLNLALVQILAAVALLLWAAMGRFGAPQAMPRRLEAGRYALIDNAASLLDHAGHQAAILRRYITMMLHDAGKALRAPQRLDDPALVAWLTQAASARGIDTKPLEALERMTAAESRNLTALLTAAQALYRWRKDLPHGISRRLDDH, translated from the coding sequence ATGATGGGGAGCGTCACCTTCCAACCGCGGGTCCTGGCTGCGCTCGGCGCGGCGCTCTGCGCCTTGTTCGCCGCCTCGCTGCTGCTGACCGGCGCCGGAGGCCGCAGCCAGACGGGAGCCATCTTCGGAGCCAACAGCTATTCCCGCTCCGCGGTCGGCCATCTCGCCTTCCATGAGCTGCTGCGGGAACTCGGCCACAAGACGGTCGGCGCCGAGCATCAGCCACTCGCCATGCTCGGACAGAACGGTGTGCTCATCCTCGCCGAGCCGGCGGGCAGCCTCGCCGGCGAGGAGGATCGCAACAAGCTTCAGACCGCCGGCAAGATCCTCCTCGTCCTACCGAAATGGAACGTGCGCCGGGACGAGCGCCGAAACGGCTGGATCGAATCGGCCGAAGCCGCCCCGCCTCTGCAGGCGCAGGCCATTCTGAGCGCGGCGGTGAACGGCGGCACCATCACACGGGCCGCCCCGCCGACCACGTATCAGAAGACGATCGCGGCCGCCGACCCGACGATCCGGGGTGAAGTCCAGCTCATCAAGGACTCCAAACTGACCCCGCTGATCGCCACTCCCGAAGGCATCCTGCTCGGCGAGCTGCGACAGGGCAACCGCCGCATCTGGGTCTTGGCCGATCCCGATCCGATCGAGAACCACGGGATCGGAAAGGGCGAGAACGCCGCCTTCGCGCGGGACGTGATCGCGACGCTTCTGGCTGGCCGCAACGGCACGCAGGTCTTCGACGAGACGATCCACGGCTTTCGACGCGCGCCGCCCAATCTCCTGAAGTTCCTCCACGAGTTCCCGCTCAATCTCGCCCTCGTCCAAATTCTGGCTGCGGTCGCTCTGCTGCTCTGGGCCGCGATGGGGCGCTTCGGCGCGCCGCAAGCCATGCCGCGCCGGCTCGAGGCCGGCCGCTATGCGCTGATCGACAATGCCGCCTCCCTGCTCGACCATGCCGGGCACCAGGCCGCGATCCTGCGCCGCTACATCACGATGATGCTCCACGATGCCGGGAAAGCCCTGCGCGCGCCGCAGCGCCTGGACGATCCCGCACTGGTGGCCTGGCTCACTCAGGCGGCGAGCGCCCGCGGCATCGACACGAAGCCGCTCGAAGCGCTGGAACGCATGACAGCGGCCGAATCCCGCAACCTGACCGCGCTGCTGACCGCAGCGCAGGCCCTCTACCGCTGGCGCAAGGATCTGCCGCATGGAATTTCGCGACGTCTCGACGATCACTGA
- a CDS encoding MoxR family ATPase, with translation MEFRDVSTITEGIRGEIRKAVVGQDEVVELMLVSLLCGGHVLLEGVPGTAKTLLAQSFAAGLSLRFGRMQFTPDMMPGDLIGTNLFDFRSSSFNLTRGPIFTDILLADEINRTPPKTQAALLQAMNERNVTIDGVTHPLGEAFMVVATQNPIEQQGTYPLPEAQLDRFLFKIDLTYPSREEEYAIVARHGHRAAMPKLVEFGLSPVVSEADLLAARGLVGGINLGEPLVGYIVDLVRATRSHPAIETGASPRAATMLASASRARAVTQGRDFVIPDDVKGIALPLLRHRIVLSPNAEIDGQDSDKIIAELIDQVAAPR, from the coding sequence ATGGAATTTCGCGACGTCTCGACGATCACTGAAGGCATCAGGGGCGAGATCCGCAAAGCCGTCGTCGGCCAGGATGAGGTCGTCGAGCTGATGCTCGTCAGCCTGCTCTGCGGCGGGCATGTCCTGCTCGAAGGCGTTCCGGGCACGGCGAAGACGTTGTTGGCGCAATCCTTCGCCGCCGGCCTGTCGCTGCGTTTCGGGCGGATGCAGTTCACGCCCGACATGATGCCCGGCGACCTGATCGGCACCAATCTCTTCGACTTCCGATCGAGCAGCTTCAACCTGACCCGCGGGCCGATCTTCACCGACATCCTGCTCGCCGACGAGATCAACCGCACCCCACCCAAGACGCAGGCCGCCCTGCTCCAGGCCATGAACGAGCGCAACGTCACCATCGACGGCGTCACCCATCCGCTGGGCGAGGCCTTCATGGTGGTCGCGACGCAGAACCCGATCGAGCAGCAGGGCACCTACCCCCTGCCCGAGGCCCAGCTCGACCGCTTCCTGTTCAAGATCGACCTGACCTATCCGAGCCGCGAGGAGGAATACGCCATCGTCGCGCGCCATGGGCACCGCGCCGCGATGCCGAAGCTCGTCGAATTCGGATTGTCGCCGGTCGTTTCCGAAGCCGACCTGCTCGCCGCGCGCGGCCTCGTCGGCGGGATCAATCTCGGCGAGCCGCTGGTCGGCTATATCGTCGATCTCGTCCGCGCGACCCGCAGCCATCCGGCGATCGAGACCGGCGCCTCGCCCCGCGCCGCCACGATGCTGGCCTCGGCCAGCCGGGCCCGCGCCGTGACGCAGGGGCGCGACTTCGTCATTCCCGACGACGTCAAGGGTATCGCCCTGCCCTTGCTGCGACACCGGATCGTCCTCTCGCCCAATGCCGAGATCGACGGGCAGGACAGCGACAAGATCATCGCCGAGCTCATCGACCAGGTCGCCGCCCCGCGATGA